The Triticum aestivum cultivar Chinese Spring chromosome 7B, IWGSC CS RefSeq v2.1, whole genome shotgun sequence genome window below encodes:
- the LOC123155665 gene encoding putative UPF0481 protein At3g02645: protein MADEVVVEVEMAESRSSNREAKAKARAMEDEPWVKLIRESLTVKEDEDVDIRVSVFDVPKQLQVHKPEAYSPQFIGLGPYHHRHPELYGMERYKIDAARRALKRLLRAAAGPSHDVLDELVNELQGHDLKVRAHYHRYLELSREALSLMMIMDGAFLLEFLTIHHHHAVAEGEEGASSIWTKRMEHLVDLGGSGTGRKSAHGLILRDMLMLENQIPLFVLAMINAKCSSVSVDEASRRLTLKVTGLMKELCPFKMEGNFPETSCDVTKHAHLLELLYHLVVPAPTDTTENAHTTPPFSGHIMEMQEPEGGGQGQEEKPSACTGNEHAMMQLFEFVALKLKGGRLGKVMKPIELVVKAPWNKLAGMHVESFMSADANQQEITIPSVSELVSSGVKFKPTNGDLSTASTIAFDRKTATLYLPAVTLDGNTEVVLRNLVAYESSAASGPLVLTRYTELMNGIIDTDDDVALLRKRRVVLNHMKKRDGEAAKLWNGMSRSVQHSRVPTLDKVIEEVNRYYDGRWSVKTKRFMRKYILSSWKMLTFLATISMLLLTTVQAFCSVYTCSRWWFGDLVAVVPSESE, encoded by the coding sequence ATGGCAGACGAGGTAGTAGTAGAGGTAGAAATGGCGGAGTCCCGCAGCAGCAACCGGGAGGCGAAGGCGAAGGCGAGGGCGATGGAGGACGAGCCGTGGGTGAAGCTTATCCGGGAGTCCCTCACCGTGAAGGAGGACGAGGACGTGGACATCCGCGTTTCCGTGTTCGACGTGCCCAAGCAGCTGCAGGTGCACAAGCCTGAGGCCTACTCCCCGCAGTTCATCGGCCTGGGGCCCTACCACCACCGGCACCCCGAGCTGTACGGCATGGAGCGCTACAAgatcgacgccgcccgccgcgcgctcaAGCGCCTCCTCCGCGCAGCAGCTGGGCCCAGCCACGACGTCCTCGACGAGCTCGTGAACGAGCTCCAGGGCCACGACCTCAAGGTCCGCGCCCACTACCACCGCTACCTCGAGCTGAGTAGGGAGGCGCTCTCGCTGATGATGATCATGGACGGCGCATTCCTGCTCGAGTTCCTCaccatccaccaccaccacgcggTTGCCGAGGGTGAGGAGGGGGCCTCTTCGATTTGGACCAAGAGGATGGAGCACCTCGTCGACTTGGGCGGGAGCGGGACCGGGAGGAAGTCCGCGCACGGCCTCATTCTCCGCGACATGCTCATGCTCGAGAACCAGATCCCGCTCTTCGTCCTCGCCATGATCAACGCCAAGTGCTCGTCGGTGTCGGTCGACGAGGCGAGCAGGCGGCTCACTCTCAAGGTGACAGGACTCATGAAGGAGCTCTGCCCGTTTAAGATGGAGGGCAACTTCCCCGAGACCTCATGCGACGTCACCAAGCACGCGCACCTGCTCGAGCTGCTCTACCACTTGGTGGTGCCGGCGCCCACCGACACTACTGAGAACGCACACACCACCCCGCCGTTTTCCGGCCACATCATGGAGATGCAGGAACCGGAAGGCGGCGGCCAAGGCCAGGAGGAGAAGCCTTCCGCCTGCACCGGCAACGAGCACGCGATGATGCAACTGTTCGAGTTCGTCGCGTTGAAGCTCAAGGGCGGTCGCCTTGGCAAGGTGATGAAGCCGATCGAGCTTGTGGTCAAGGCGCCATGGAACAAGCTCGCCGGTATGCATGTCGAGTCCTTCATGTCTGCGGACGCCAACCAGCAAGAGATCACGATCCCATCGGTGTCGGAGCTGGTTAGCTCCGGCGTCAAGTTTAAGCCCACCAACGGCGACCTATCCACTGCGTCAACTATCGCCTTCGACCGCAAGACAGCGACGCTCTACCTCCCCGCGGTGACCCTCGACGGAAACACGGAGGTGGTGCTCCGAAACCTGGTCGCCTATGAGTCATCCGCCGCGTCAGGCCCGCTGGTGCTCACCCGGTACACGGAGCTCATGAACGGCATCATCGACACCGACGACGACGTGGCGCTGCTCCGCAAGCGGCGCGTCGTGCTCAACCACATGAAGAAGAGGGACGGCGAGGCGGCCAAGCTGTGGAACGGCATGAGCCGGTCGGTGCAACACTCCAGGGTGCCGACCTTGGACAAGGTGATCGAGGAGGTGAACCGCTACTACGACGGTCGGTGGAGTGTCAAGACGAAGCGGTTCATGCGCAAGTACATTCTCAGCTCATGGAAGATGCTCACCTTCCTCGCCACTATCAGCATGCTGCTGCTCACCACGGTGCAGGCCTTCTGCTCCGTCTACACATGCTCCCGATGGTGGTTCGGTGACCTGGTCGCCGTCGTGCCGTCGGAGTCGGAGTAG
- the LOC123156160 gene encoding probable ubiquitin conjugation factor E4 gives MASPSAPSPSPSRPQRSPDEVEDIILRKILLVSLAAPSAPNPAVPYLELTAAELLSESRPLLALRDAAERLLIDRLSLPDASPPPFAFLAAAFGRAADEARKISTIRDPALQARLRASIAHVRGLILSYARIVAGNPDTFPTPPNAPHPAAELLVFLLAEAADPLDSAPAPGAPPPPGFLDELFGNADYDAVEPVMGELYERLRQSVDKVSALGDFQRPLRVLKRLVGIPNCAKALVQHPKWIPKNQIMLIGEGRTMEICSLLGAFFHVSAIPDREFASQPDVGQQCFSDASTRRPADLLSSFAAIQNVMNSLQDGLRDVLLVLLKNSDTREKVLEYLAAVINTNAGRSGMRVDPLKCASSGMFVNLSAVMLRLCEPFLDKMESMKGKIDVKYLFCNKRVDFKSLTAVNASSEEVSSWIESWSQDNASGKANKENFSFICECFFMTARVLNLGVMKAVADLKHISQELARCEDDLEANKAIRDQGGSSPQLEQDITRLEKIVAALSQEQFCYESQILRDSAFLQRALSFYRLMILWSVDLVGGFKMPLPSECPMEFSCIPEHFLDDAMDLLALTSRIPKALEGFPLDNFLNFNIMFMASSSYIKNPYLKAKMVEVLKSWMPQRSGLKSTASLFEGHQLCLDYLVKNLLKLYVDIEFTGSHTQFFDKFNIRHNIAELLEYLWDVPSHRNAWRQMAKEEEKGVYLNFLNFLINDSIYLLDESLKRILELKEIEAEMANTVAWDSRPAQEREERLRAFHQSENIARFDMKLANEDVGMLAFTSEQIPAPLLLPEMVERVASMLNYFLLQLAGPQRKSLTVKDPEKYEFKPKQLLKQIATIYVHIARGDKEAVFPAAISKDGRSYSEQLFASATNILWKIGVDPQIIQEFMQLAGKAKAAAAEAMDAEAILGDIPDEFLDPIQYTLMNDPVILPSSRVTVDRPVIVRHLLSDSTDPFNRSQLTQDMLIPDTDLKLRIEEFVRSQQSRKRRAVDAETGEPDGAADMVE, from the coding sequence ATGGCGTCCCCGTccgcgccatcgccgtcgccgtcgcggcCGCAGCGCTCGCCGGACGAGGTCGAGGACATCATCCTCCGCAAGATCCTCCTCGTCTCCCTCGCGGCCCCGTCCGCCCCCAACCCCGCCGTGCCCTACCTCGAGCTCACCGCCGCCGAGCTCCTCTCCGAGTCGCGCCCCCTCCTCGCCCTCCGCGACGCCGCCGAGCGCCTCCTCATCGACCGCCTCTCCCTCCCGGacgcctcgccgccgcccttcGCGTTCCTCGCCGCCGCCTTCGGCCGCGCCGCGGACGAGGCCCGCAAGATCTCCACGATCCGCGACCCCGCCCTCCAGGCGCGGCTGCGGGCGTCCATCGCCCACGTCCGCGGCCTCATCCTCTCCTACGCGCGCATCGTCGCGGGGAATCCGGACACCTTCCCGACGCCCCCCAAcgcgccccaccccgccgccgAGCTGCTCGTCTTCCTGCTCGCGGAGGCCGCCGACCCGCTCGACTCCGCCCCGGCccccggcgccccgccgccgccgggcttcCTGGACGAGCTCTTCGGGAACGCGGACTATGACGCCGTCGAGCCGGTGATGGGCGAGCTGTACGAGCGCCTGAGGCAGAGCGTCGACAAGGTATCCGCGCTGGGCGACTTCCAGCGGCCTCTCCGTGTGCTGAAGCGGCTGGTGGGGATCCCCAACTGCGCCAAGGCTCTGGTACAGCACCCCAAGTGGATTCCTAAGAATCAAATCATGCTGATTGGGGAAGGAAGAACCATGGAGATCTGCAGCTTGCTTGGGGCCTTCTTCCATGTCAGTGCTATTCCCGACCGTGAATTTGCAAGCCAGCCTGATGTTGGGCAACAGTGCTTCTCTGATGCATCTACACGGCGGCCGGCTGATTTGCTGTCATCATTTGCAGCAATACAAAATGTTATGAATAGCTTGCAGGATGGGCTGAGGGATGTTCTTCTAGTGCTGCTTAAGAATTCGGATACTCGAGAAAAGGTCCTCGAATATCTGGCAGCAGTGATAAACACAAATGCAGGAAGATCTGGCATGCGTGTGGACCCTTTGAAATGCGCAAGTTCGGGTATGTTTGTCAATCTCAGTGCTGTCATGCTCCGTCTATGCGAGCCTTTTTTGGATAAAATGGAGTCTATGAAGGGCAAGATTGATGTCAAGTACCTCTTCTGCAACAAAAGAGTAGATTTCAAGAGCTTGACCGCTGTAAATGCCTCTTCAGAAGAAGTCTCATCATGGATAGAGAGCTGGAGCCAGGATAATGCCAGTGGGAAGGCAAATAAAGAGAATTTCTCATTTATTTGCGAATGTTTTTTCATGACAGCAAGGGTACTTAACttgggagtgatgaaagctgtggCAGATCTTAAGCATATCTCTCAGGAACTTGCAAGGTGTGAAGATGATTTGGAAGCAAACAAAGCAATTAGAGATCAAGGAGGAAGTTCACCACAGCTTGAGCAAGATATAACACGCTTGGAGAAGATAGTTGCAGCCTTATCCCAAGAACAGTTCTGCTATGAATCTCAGATACTAAGGGACAGTGCTTTTCTTCAGCGTGCACTATCTTTCTACAGATTAATGATATTGTGGTCAGTAGACCTAGTTGGGGGATTTAAGATGCCTTTGCCATCAGAATGCCCCATGGAATTTTCTTGCATACCGGAGCATTTTCTTGATGATGCAATGGATTTACTTGCTCTAACCTCTAGAATTCCAAAAGCTCTGGAGGGATTCCCACTGGATAATTTTCTCAATTTCAACATCATGTTCATGGCGAGCTCTTCTTACATTAAAAATCCTTACCTGAAAGCAAAGATGGTTGAAGTTTTGAAAAGCTGGATGCCACAAAGAAGCGGCTTGAAATCCACAGCCTCGTTGTTTGAGGGGCACCAACTGTGTCTCGATTATCTTGTCAAGAATCTTCTGAAGCTTTATGTGGATATTGAATTCACTGGCTCCCATACACAGTTCTTTGACAAATTTAATATTCGACACAACATTGCTGAGCTTCTTGAGTATTTATGGGATGTTCCCAGTCATCGAAATGCTTGGAGACAAATGGCTAAAGAAGAGGAAAAGGGCGTCTACTTGAATTTTCTGAACTTCCTTATCAATGATAGCATCTATCTTCTTGATGAAAGTTTGAAAAGGATTCTCGAGCTAAAGGAAATAGAGGCTGAAATGGCTAATACTGTTGCATGGGATAGCAGGCCTGCTCAAGAAAGAGAGGAGCGGTTGCGCGCGTTTCATCAGTCAGAGAATATTGCTCGATTTGATATGAAGCTCGCAAATGAGGATGTTGGGATGCTTGCTTTCACGTCAGAACAAATTCCAGCACCTTTGCTTCTTCCAGAAATGGTGGAAAGGGTGGCAAGCATGTTAAATTACTTCCTCTTGCAGCTTGCTGGTCCCCAGAGGAAATCGTTGACTGTAAAAGATCCAGAGAAGTATGAGTTCAAACCAAAGCAGCTATTGAAACAGATTGCTACCATCTATGTCCACATTGCAAGGGGTGATAAGGAAGCTGTCTTCCCAGCTGCAATCTCAAAAGACGGAAGGTCATACAGTGAGCAGTTGTTTGCTAGCGCAACTAATATTTTGTGGAAGATTGGGGTAGATCCCCAAATCATACAGGAGTTTATGCAACTTGCAGGTAAAGCAaaagctgctgctgctgaggccatgGATGCTGAGGCTATCCTTGGGGACATACCAGACGAATTTCTTGATCCGATCCAGTATACTCTGATGAATGATCCTGTGATACTACCATCATCGCGGGTCACAGTAGACCGACCAGTTATTGTTCGGCATTTGCTCAGTGACAGTACTGATCCGTTCAACCGCTCCCAGCTCACTCAAGACATGTTGATACCAGATACAGATCTCAAGTTGCGCATTGAAGAATTTGTCAGGTCCCAGCAGTCGAGGAAGCGGAGGGCTGTCGACGCTGAGACCGGGGAGCCTGATGGTGCTGCTGATATGGTGGAGTGA